The segment AGCGGCCGACGAACGCCTCTTGCTGCGAGATGCGCTGCCACTGGCGGGCGATCGCGAACAGCCAGACGTCGTGGGGGTACCAGGCGAGGCCTGCGCGCACGGGCGTGAGCATCGCCCGGCGGTCTTCAAAGACGTCGCCGGCCGTCATTTCGAGCAGTCGCTTGGTAGGCGTGAAGAGCCAATCGGCCGTCGACATGCCGTTGCGCGGGTCGAAGCCGAGCATGTCGTCGAGGTACGACGAAAGCGCGACCACCTCGACGCGGTGGGCGATCGGCGGGCCGTCGGCGGGTTCGAGCAGCCGGACGCCCTGGTCGTCGGGCGGGCCGAAGTCGTGGAGACGCCGCGAAACGATGGCGGCAGGCGCGTCGCGAGTTGTTCGCGGGCGTCGTCGCCGTACTTGTGCGCGTGCTCGTCAGACGCGAAGAGCATGACGCGCGGGCCCCAGTGGTGGTCCGTGGAGCGCTGGCTGTCGAAGCCGAGCACTTCGGAGCCGGTACCGATGAGCGCAGCGGCGTACTCCAAGCACGGCAACTGCTCGCGGAGGATCGGCCGCACCGCTTCGGTGTAGAAAGCGCGCGCCAGTTCGAGTCCGGGGACGAACGTCTCCATGCATGCTCCGTCGAATTCCGCCGTCGCATCGGACCACGCCACGGGCTGACCGAACGGCTCGCCGCGCCAGCGGAGGATGACGTCGAGGCTAGTCATCGGTCGCGGGCGTCTGTGGCGTATCGCCGACGACGGTGATGCGCGCCTTCATGGTCGGGTGGAGCGTGCACTTGTATAGCCATTCGCCGGCCGCGTCGAAGGTTACTGCCTCGCTGTCGCCGTTTTCCAGGTTGTCGGTCTCCCACGACTCATCTTCGGCCTGCGCGTCGTGCGTGGCGGCGTCGCGATTGGTGAAGGTGACGGTCGCGCCGGCCGGCACCTGGAGGTTGCCGGGCTCGAACTTCGTGTTGTCCATGACGACGGTCTCGTTCATGCCGCCGACGCTGACGGCGTCATCGGATTTGTCACGGCCGCCGCCGCAGGACGTGGCGACAATGAGCGCCGCACCGATCAACAGCGCCGGCAGGATGGCTGATATGATCAACGGTCGCGCGATGCGATACAGCATGGAATCCTCCGGATTGCCGCGGCGCTTCCGGCTTTGATTTCGACGCGGACGTCGTGCCAGCGATAGACGCGGCCTTCGCCGCCGTGGAGGACGTAAGGTTCCATGACGACTCCTCCGTACCTTCAACCATGCACTGCACAGGCTTGAGTCGCGCGGGCTGAAAGCCCGCGCTCCGACACCCCAGCCCCTCTGTGCCTCTGTGTCTCTGTGGTTCTATCTGCGTGCCTCTGCGAGTCAGCGGTTCCAGCTCCCGACGACCGCCGAGCGGCGACCGACGACGGCGCGTCAGCGCACCACGATATTCAACAGCCGGTTCGGCACGTAGATCACCCGCGCGATCTCCTTGCCCTCGACATGCTGCCAGACGTTCGGGCTCGCGTTCGCGCGTTCACGCGCCACGTCCTCCGGCGCATCGAGCGGCAGCGTCAGGCGCTCTCGCACCTTGCCGTTCACCTGCACGGCGATCTCCACTTCATCGTCCGTCGCCAGGGATGCGTCGTACTGCGGCCACGTCTGCGTGTGTACGCTGTACGCGCCGCCGCGCCGCTCCCATAGCTCCTCCGCGATGTGCGGCACCAGCGGCGCCATCATCAACACCAGCTTCTCGATCGCTTCGTCCCAGGCGGCGCCATCGACGGCGGCGTTGGATTCGCGCAGCTTCGTCAGGTGGTTCACGAACTCCATCAACGCCGCGATCATCACGTTCCAGCGAAAGCGCTCCATGTCGTCGGTGATCTTCTGCAACGTCTTGTGCGTCCACCGTCGCAGTTCGCGCGTCTCCGCCGCATCAGCGTTCGACGTCTTCGCGATCTCTCCCGTGACGACGTTCCACGCGCGGTTCAACCAGCGGTGTACGCCGCTGATGCCGCTCGGGTCGTAGAGCCCTCCTTCGTCCCACGGCCCCAGGAACATCAGGTACGCGCGAAACGTGTCGGCGCCCCAGCGCGACACCGGCTCGTCCGGCGCGATGACGTTGCCGCGCGACTTGCTCATCCGCTGCCCATCCGTCCCCAGGATCTGGCCCTGGTTGAACAGGCGCGCCATCGGCTCGTCAATCTCGACGACGCCCATGTCGCGCGCCGCCTTGGTGAAGAACCGCGTGTACAGCAGGTGCATCACCGCGTGCTCGGCGCCGCCCGTGTACTGGTCGACGGGCAGCCACGTCCGCGCCTTCTCGCGGCTGAACGGCCGCTCGCCGTTGTGCGGGTCGATGTACCGCATCTGGTACCACGACGAGTCGACGAACGTGTCCAGCGTGTCCGTCTCCCGGCGCGCCGGTTCGCCGCCGATCGGGCACGTCGTGTTCAGGAAACCCTCGTGGTACGTGAGCGGCGACTCGCCCGTCGGGCGAAACTGCGCGTCGTCCGGCAATGTCACCGGCAGATCAGCTTCCGGCACAGGCACCGCGCCGTGCGTCTCGCAGTACACGATCGGAATCGGCGCGCCCCACATGCGTTGACGCGACACCAGCCAGTCGCGCAGTCGATAGTTCACCGTCCCGCGACCGAAGCCCCGCTCTTCCGCGTACGCGATGACCTTCGGGATCGCTTCTTCGTCAGGCGTGCGGTCGAACGGCCCTGAGTTGATCATGACGCCGCCATGCGGCAAGGCGGCCTCCAGTTCGCCGCCGTCCCAGTCCGGGTGCGCGAAGACGGGGACGATCTGCAGCCCGTACTTCTTCGCGAATTCGAAGTCGCGCTGATCGTGGCCGGGCACGCCCATGACGGCGCCGGTGCCATAGGTCGCCAGCACGTAGTCGGCGATCCAGACCGGCACCTGCTCGCCGTTGAACAGGTTGGTGACGTAGGCGCCGGTAAACACGCCCGTCTTCTCGCGTTCCGTCGACAGCCGATCGATCTCCGACGTCTTGCGCGTCACGTCGACGTACGCGCGTACCGCGTCGCGCTGTGCCGCCGTCGTGATCCGTTCGACGAGCGGATGCTCCGGCGCCAGCACGAAGAACGTCACGCCGTACACCGTGTCCGGCCGCGTCGTGAAGACCCGGACTTCCTTCTCGTCAACGCCCGGCGCCTCCAGCCCGAAGCGCAGTTCCGCGCCCTCGCGGCGGCCGATCCAGTTGCGCTGCATCGTCTGCACCTGCTCCGGCCATTGCATGTTGGAGAAGTCGAGCAGCTCTTCGGCGTATTGCGTGATGCGGAAGAACCACTGCTCGAGGTCACGCTTCGCGACGACGCTGCCGCAGCGCTCGCAGCGCCCGTCGATCACCTGCTCGTTCGCCAGCACCGTCTGGTCCTGCGGGCACCACCACACCGGCGCGTTCGCGCGATACGCCAGCCCCGCCTCGTACAGCTTCAGGAACCACCACTGCGTCCACTTGTAGTAATCGGCGTTCGCGCTGATCACCTCGCGCGTCCAGTCGAACATCGCGCCTATGGATTTGAGTTGCCCCCGCATATGGTCGATGTTCTGGTACGTCCACCGGGCTGGATGCGTGCCGCTCTTGATCGCGGCATTTTCCGCCGGCAGCCCGAACGCGTCGAATCCCATCGGGAACAGCACGTTGTAGCCGTTCATGCGCCTGTAGCGCGCGGCCGTGTCCGACGGCGCTATCGCCCACCAGTGACCGATATGCAGATCGCCCGACGTGTACGGGAACATCGTGAGCGCGTACCACTTCGGCCGCGGGTCGTCGTCGTGCGTGACGTAGAGGGCGTCCGCTTCCCACCGCGCCTGCCATTTCGGCTCGATCGCATGCGGATCGTACCGATCGCCCTGCGCCGGCCGCGCCTGCCTCTGCGCCTGCTCACCCATCATCGACCTCCAGACAGTCCCCGTAGCAATTGATCTCTACTGTTAGCTGCGATTGTCTGTTGTCTGTTGTTATCTATTTCCCGCTTCCCGCTTCCCGCTTCCCGTTTGCTGTTTGCTGTTTGCTGTCTGCTGTGGTCTCCTCTGTTGTCTGTTTTCTGTCGTCCGTCCCCCTCATTCATCCCGCGGCATCTCCGCCGGATGATCCTCGTCCTCGCGCCAGTCCGAGGGGCGCATGTTCTTCGTAATCACGCGCAGTTCCAGGATCAGCACGGCGATCAGCGCCGCGAAGATCGCCACGATGTGCGCCTCGATGGCGACCGCCACGCCGACCGCCGCAGCCGCCCAGATCGTCGCGGCCGTCGTCACACCGCGGACGCTGAAGCCCTCGCGAAAGATCAGTCCAGCACCGAGGAAGCCGATGCCCGATACGATCTGCGAGGCTATGCGGTCGTCGCCGCCGTACAGCTGCGACATGTCCGCGAACAGCGCCGATCCCATGCACACGAGCGCCATCGTCCGGACGCCTGCCGGGTAGCCGCGATACTCTCGCTCGAGCCCGATCATCCCGCCCAGAAACGCCGCGAGCGCGATCCGGCCGACGATCTCCCACTGCAGGCTTGTCTCGATCACGCTGCGGCCCTGCCATCATCGCTGCGACCACCCGATCGCGGTCCAAATAAAAATGCCCGTCCGTCCGGTCAGGGACGGAGGGCATGCTCCGCGGTACCACCCTGGTTGCCCGCCGCGCCTCGCAGACGGCCACTCAGTTCGCTGTAACGGGCGTCCCCGTCGGCCGGCTACACAACCCCGTGGCGCGGGCTTTCAGCCCGCGACCTCCCCGAGAGGCTTCACCGCCGCCGCTCACCGGCGAGTTCGGCCGCTGTTGCCGGCTCGCACCGCCGCCGGCTCTCTGGTCTGCGCCTACTACTCCGGATCGTCGCGTTTCGACGCTTCCTTATATGAGGCCGCATTATATGTAGAAGCGAAGGCCCGCCCGCAAGGCACCTGCTCCGGTCGTCAGCCGCAGCCATCTCGTCATCAGGGATCTCGACGCGCAGAATCAGGGTGTGCAGCGGAACCGCCCTACCTGTCGCACAGCAGCCCGCGATTCGTCAGGACCGTGGGCACCAGGCTTCCAGCACACCTTAGCCCACGAGTGGGGGCACGGGATGGGATTGGCGCACCACAGTCCGGGGTGTACAACGGTCATGTCTGACGTAAGCTGCACTAACATGCCCGCCGCCGCCGACGGACAGACCACCATTCAGACGGTCTACGACTATTGATAATGCAGCAATAGGAATCAGAGGTGCGCGCGATGAGACTGGCTCTTGCGCTAACCGTTGCGTTCGTGCTCGTTGCAGCGATCGGATCGGGTACGCCTGCGCGCGCTCAATCCGATGAGCTTGAGGCGCCTACGGACCTAAGCTTCCTCGGCAATACGCTGCGCTGGACGGACAACTCAACTGACGAGGATGGGTTCCGCATACTCGCCCAGGCCTTCAACGGCGACGCGATCACTCGTGAGTATCCTGTAGGGCCTAACGTCACGGAATTTGCCGTCCCTGAGGAAGTACTTCCGAGTTGCCCTGATCGTCCCTCTGCGCGCTATGAGGTGTTCGCATTCCGGGACGACATCGAGTCGGAAGGCATCGAGGTCGGCGTGATCGGAGAGTGTCGACCGCTAACACCCACCGCCGCGCCACCTTCAACGCCGGCGGTGTCGCCGCCGACTGAATCCCCGCCGACGGTCGTATTCCCTGCGACAGGCAAAGAACCACGCCAAACGAACGTCGGCATCGTGCTGGAAACACTGGCTGCCCTCGTAGGTCTGATTGCCTGCGTCGTTGGAACAGGTCGGCTCGCCCGTACGAGAAGCCACGACAACTTTGACGCTAGGGACTAGGCTTCTGCAGACGTTGGCCGTTCCTTGCTACCCTCACGCGTGATACGCGCACGACCGCGCGCGCGTGCTCGCGACCTACGTCGACCGCGATCCGGTGTTCGACGACGTGCCGACGGGCAACCGCTACGTCGGCGCCGAGCAGATCATCGATAACTATCGCCACCTGTAGGACGGCATCCCGAACCTGGTGCGGCGCATCGAGAGCTGGGCGTTCGGCGAGGACACGTGCGTCATCGAACTGACGCTGAGCGGCGACCACACGGGGCCGTATCGCGGCACGCCCGCGTCCGGCCGCAAGCTCGACTTCCGGATCATCGCCCACTTCACGTTCGACGCCGACGGCCGCATCAAGCAAGAGACCGCCTATTACGACGCGCTCACCTTCATGCGGCAATTGGGGTTGGGCCGCCGCGACTAAACGGCGCGATGTCCGTTGCGCGTATGCCCGTGGCGCGGGCGTTCAGCCCGCGACTCCGACGACCGCATCGCACACCCGCGGAATGATCTCCTCACCGACGACGTACGCCTCCTCGAGATGCGGATACCCCGACAGGATGAACGTGTCGAGGCCGATCGACGCGTATTCGCGGATCCGCTCCGCCACCGAGTCGTAGCTACCGACGATCGCCGTCCCCGCGCCGCCGCGCACCAACCCTATGCCCGCCCACAAATTCGGCGCAACGGTGAGCGCTTCCATGTCGAGCTTGCCGTTGTGCAGCGCCACCATCCGCTGCTGCCCGACGGACTCCTGCCGCGCGAACCGCTTCTGCGCGATCTCGATCTGCTCCTGCGGCATCGCGGCGAGCAGCCGCTCCGCCTCGCCCCACGCATCTTCTTCGCGTTCGCGCGTGATCACGTGCAGGCGAATGCCAAAGCGCAACGCGCGTCCCTGTTCGGCAGCGAGAGCACGCATTCGCTCGACGCGCTCGGCGACCCACTCAGGCGGCTCGCCCCACAGCAGGTACACATCCGCGTGCTTCGCCGCTACCTGCTCCGCCGCGGGCGATGCGCCGCCGAAGTAGATGAGCGGCGCCGCGCTCGCGCCTTCGCCGCCGACTTCGAGCGGCTGCGGAAAGCGCGTGCGCTCGACCTGGAAGTGCTTGCCTTCGAAGCTGAACGGCTCCCCGCCCCACGACCCGCGCAGCACCTCCAGGAACTCATCGGCGCGCTCGTAGCGCTCGTCGTGGCTCAGGAAGTCGCCATACACGCGCTGTTCCGCCGGATCGCCGCCGATCACGATATTCACCAGCGTCCGGCCGGCGCTGATGCGTTGGAGCGTCGCCGCCATCTGCGCGGCGAGCGTCGGCAGCACAAACCCAGGCCGGAACGCGACGATGTACTTCAGCCGCTCCGTCTCCATTGCCAGCGCCGCGCTGATCAACCACGCGTCCTCGCACTGCACCCCCGTCGGCGTCAGCACGCCCGCGAACCCGAGACGGTCCGCCGCCTGCGCGATCTGCGCCAGGTAGCCGATCTGCGCCGGCCGCGCCCCCGATCCCGACTTCCTGCGCGCCGGATCGGGAAAGAAGTCCGCCACCGAGCGCGCGTCGCCGGTCGTCGGCAGGAACCAGTGCACGTCCAGGGGTCGGTCCGCGGCCACGGTCATCTCCTCGGTGCGATGAAAGCTATCGGCGGCTTAGTCTATCGTGATGGCCCGCCTGCAAGCATCACGCAGAGCAAGCATGCACGGGAGCACTGCATGAAACTCGAACGCACCGTCCACATCGCCGCGCCGCCCGAGCGCATCTGTCACGTCATGACCGACGTCGAGCGCTGGCCGGAGTGGACGTCTTCCGTCAAAGCCGTGCGGCGCATCGACGATGGTCCCTTGCGCATCGGCAGCAGCGCCGAGATCGAACTGCGAGGCACGCCGAATGCGACGTGGGTCGTGAAGAGCTTCGAGGCAGGCCGCTCGTTCTGGCCGGAGTCGCAGGTGACACCGAGCGTCGCCGGCGGCCACGTCATCGAGCCCGCGGGGGACGGGGCGGATGTCAGGCTGACGATCCAGCCGCGCGGGCTTATCGCCACGCTGCTATCGCCGCTGATCGTGCGCATGTCGCGCGCCAACGTAGAGGCGGAGGCCGAAGGGCTGAGTCGCCGAGGCGAGGAGAACGCTTAGGGCGTCACCGCACCGGCGTCGAACGCGGCGAGCAGCTTCTTCGGAGCCGCAAGGCGCCACGCCTCCGTCGCGATCTCCTCGAACGCGTCCCAGTCGACGTCGACGTCCAGCCGCACGCCGACCCACCCCTTCATCCCGACGTACGGCGGCACGAAGTAGCGGTCCTGATCGGCGCTCACGTACATCTCCTGCGCTTCCAGCGTCGACTTGAACCAGATAGCGACGCGGCCCGCATTGTGGTGATTGTTGTCGTATTGTCCGAACATCTTGTCGCGCACTCGCCACGTCGGTTCGCCCCAGGCGATCTTCTCCGTCGCCTCCGGCAGTGCGAGGCAGATCTCGCGAACCTGCTTCACCGGCCCAATTTCCTTCTTCAACGGGTGCGCCACTACGTGCCTTCCTTCGGCGTCATGATGTTCCACCGATGCCCGAACGGGTCAATCAACCAGCCGCTGCGTCCGAAGAATTCGTCGGCGAGCGGGCGCTCGACCTTCGCACCGGCATTGATCGCCCGCTCGAAGACCGCGTCGGCGGTCGGCGTGCTGATCGAGAGTGACACGGAGTTGCCGTTGAGCGTCAGCGGCGACAGCACGCGATACGGCTCCCACTCGTCGGACACGTAGACCGCCGTGTCGCCGATCCGGATCTCGGCGTGGCCAATACGCCCGTCTTCCTCGTATCGATACGTCTCCTCGGCGCCGAACGCTTTCTTGTAGAACTCGATTGCCTCGGCGGCGCCCTTCGCGCAGAGGTACGGCGTGACGCGCATCTCCTATCGATCCTCCTCGCGACACCGGTTTAGAGTCGGGTCCGCGGAAGCAGCGTAGCACCGCATGGCGGCGAGGAGAGCGGAGCAAACGCACGATCTGGCCAGTAGCTGTCAGGAGTGATCGTTCGCGCGTGGCAGTCCCAGCAGCACCCACGTAAGGCGCAGGCGTACCTCTGCCGCGTGCTCGCGCTCGTGCGCGATGATGCGCCGCATGACCTTGCGCACCGTCCACTCCTCCGCCGCCGTACGCCCCGGCCGCACCGGCATCCATCTGCGCGAACGCTCCTCGTCGCTCATCGCCCGCAGCCGCCGCAACGTGCGGGCGCGCTCCGTCGCGGGATCATCGACGTGCTCGAAGATGCCCTTGGCCGCGCCGTCCCGCAGCCCGTCTCGATAGTACGTCTCGAGCTGCAGCACGTGGCCCGCGATCTCGCGGATCGTCCGCACCTCCGGCGCCCACGCGTCGAACGACGCGATCGTCGAGGCAGGCGGCGCCCAGTCGAGCAGCGTATCGGGCAGCCCTTCGACCGTCGCCATCAGGTCGGCGCGCGACCACCTCGCGCGTGCGATCAGCGCTTCCAGTTCATCGCCGCCCAGCGGCTCGCGGTCGTACGCGAAGTTGAACTCGCCGCCCGTGGCTGCAAGCGCCAGTCCGTCCAGCGTCTCGGCGATCTCCCACTCGCCCGACGACGCTACTTCGGCGCCGTGGCTGCGCAACCACGCCCCGTGCTCGGCGATCGTCAGCGGCAGCACGTCCCCCAGGCCGGCGACGTCCCGCGCGCCCGTCACCGCGCCCGTCAGGTCGAGCACCCACGCGTGGACGTTTGATTCGTACGTGATGAGCCCGATCTGATGCCTCATGGCGCGTTCCGCGTGCTTACAACCCGTCGGTAGACCGCCTCCAGCGTCCGCGCGTTGTGCTCCCACGTGAAGCGTGCGCGCACGCGCGCCTGGCCTGCCGCGCCCATGCGATGGCAGCGCTCCGGGTCCGCGAGCAGCGCCGAGATCGCGCCGGCGAGTGCATGTTCGTCCGCCGCCGGCACGATCATGCCCGTCTCGCCGTCCGCCACGACCTCCGGCAATGCGCCCGCATCGGTCGCGATGACCGGCGTGCCGCACGCCATCGCTTCGGCGGCCGGGAGCCCGAAGCCCTCGTACAGCGAAGGCGAAACCAGCACCTGCGCCCGCCGGTACCACGCCGCGAGTTCCGTCTCGCTCACGCACCCGACGATCGTCACCCGCTCCTCGATGCCCAGCCGCGCGATCTCAGCGGGCGCCACGCGCGCCGCGCCGGACGGCCCGCCGACCATGTACAGGTGCGCGTTGACGCTCTTCGGCAGCAACGCGAGCGCCCGCAGCAGGTACACGGCGCCCTTGTTGTAGTCCTCCGCGTTCCCCACGAACAGCAGCGTCCCCGGCCGCGTTTCGTCCCGCTCCGGCGCGTGAAACAGAGCCGTATCGACGCCGTTATAAGCGACCTCGAGCCGGTCCCGCGGCAGCGACCACAGCGAAGCTGTCAGATCCTTCGACGCGCGCGAAGGGAACACGACCGCATCGATCCGCCGCGCGACGAACGGCTGCATCTTCCATGGATACCACGCGATCCGCAGCGCCCTCGCCTTCACCGATGTCAGGTGCCGCAATCCGTTGCGCACATCCATGTCCAACGGATGATGCACCGTCGCGACGACGGGCCGACCGAGCATGTTTCGCGCCATGAGCACGCCGTAGCTGAGCGTCTGGTTGTCGTGGATCACGTCGAACGCCCCGTGCTTGCGCTCGATCTCCGCCAGCTTCGCCAGCGCCCGGACGCTGAACACGGCGAGCAGCGATGCGAACGTGAAGCGCGACGTCGCGAACTCGTAGAAGTTCAGCGGGTGCAAGTGCGCCAGCGGTGGCACGTCATGAAAATACGCACGCCGGTCGAGCATCATGTGCTGAAAGCTGTGCGTGTGCATGCGATGATGGTGCACCGCAGGATCGAGCGACGGGTACGGCGGCCCGGAGATCGCGTGTACCTCGTGCCCGCGGCGCGCCAGTTCGCGCGTGACGTTCGCCAGCCACACGCCCTGGCCGCCCGACTCCATCGACCCGTAATACATCAGGAAACAGATGCGGATGCGGCACCTCCCCGTCCGGCGGCAGCGTACCGAACCGTTTCGCCGCGGGGGGGGGGGGGCGNNNNNNNNNNCGCGCGTCTAACGCGCGCGCGCAGGTGGGGGGCGTGCGAGCTCATCGCTGCTAGCGATCGCGATGCAACAGCCGCTCGTACAGCGCTTCCACCTCGCCAGCGTGCCGCTCCCATGTGAAGCGATCGAGCACGCGAGCCCGACCCGCCTCTCCCATGCGACGGCATCGCTCCGGATCGGCCAGCAGCGCGCCGATCGCCTCCGCGAGCGCGGCTGCGCTTGCGGCCGGCACGATCACGCCCGTCTCCAGGTGCGCCACGACTTCCGGCAGCGCACCCGCGTCCGATGCGATCACGGGCGTGCCGCATGCCATCGCCTCCGCCGCCGGCAAGCCGAACCCCTCGTACAACGACGGCGACACCAGCACCTGCGCGCGCCGGTACCAGCCCGCCAGCTCCTCATCGCTCACGCGTCCGACGATCGTCGCCCGATCGGCGATGCCGAGCCGTGCGATCTCGTCCGGCGCGACGCGTTGCTCGCCCGCGGGCCCGCCGACCAGGTACAGGTGCGCGTTCGCGCCCGGCGGCAGCAGCGCCATTGCCCGCAGCAGGTGGACGATGCCCTTGTTGTAGTCTTCGGCATTCCCGACGAACAGCACGGTGCCGGGCCGCCGCTCTTCGGGATCGCCGGCGCGAAACCGCTCGACGTCCACTCCGTCGTAGATCGTATTGATGCTTCCGTCGGCCAGCGACCACAGGTCCTCGATCAGCGCCGCCGACGCGTTCGACCCGGAGATCAGCGCATCGAGGCGACGGGCGACGATCCGCTGCATCTGCCGCGGATACCAGGCGATGCGTTTTACCTTCTCCCGCACCGAAGCGACGTGCGCCACGCCGGTCCGCATGTCGACGTCAAGCGGATGGTGTACGTTAGCGACGACCCGCCGTCCCAGCAGGCGGCGCATCAGCAGCAGCCCGTAGCCCAATGACTGGTTGTCGTGCACGATGTCGAACGGGCCGGACCGCGCCTCGATCCGCCGGAGTTCCACCAGCGCGCGCAGCGTATACGTCGCCATGACCGAGGTCAGCGTGAAGCGCGTGCTCGCGAACTCATAGAAGTTGAGCGGCGCGAAGTGACGCAACGGCTCGATGTCATGAAAAAACGCGCGCCGATCGAGCATCATCCGCTGAAAGCTGTGCGTCTCGAGGCGATGGTGTGTCACAGCGTCATCGAGCAGCGGATACGGCGGCCCGGAGATCACGTGGACGTCGTGCCCGCGACGGGCCAGCGCGCGTGTCACGTTGGCCAGGTACACGCCCTGACCGCCCGACTGCATCGAGCCGTGGTACATCAGGAAACAGACGCGGATACGGCACCTCCGGCGACACGGCGCGGCACGGTATGAACCTGTTCATCCCGTGTCCGGCGCACTGTACCAACGGAGCCCGCCCTTACCCTTGGACGACGTTTGTCCGAGCCGCATAGGCGCAGCAGGCACCTCACTGACCCGCGCCCACGCCGCGGCCGCGATCACGCAGAGTCATCGTATGGTCAGGCGATCTCCGCGTCTCACACGAATGAAACCTCCGCGACGATCCCGTAGTGGTCCGACGCGCAGAGCCGCTCGTCGTTCGCATCGACGCGGTCGAACACGATCCGCGCATCGTGAACGCGGACGCGGTCGTCCACGAAGATGTAGTCGATCGTCTTCGCCGGCCGCTGGCCCCAGACGGCGTTCAGCGGCGTCGGCACGGTACCCGCCGACTCGCAGCCGTGTACGAGCGCATATGCCGAGCGCAGCCGCTCGCCCACCGCCCCCACCGGCGGCATGTCCGGCGTCGCGTTCAGATCGCCGACGAGGATCGAAGGCACGTCATCGTGCGTCGCCATCCATTCGATGATCCGCCGCGCCTGCGCCAGCCGCATGTCGCCGGCGCTCGCCTCGTGGTGCAAATGCGTGTTGTAGAAGTCGAAGACGCCGCCGTCCGGCGCCCGCAGGCGCGCCCGCAGCGCCACGCGGTGGCCGCCGCGCAGGTCAATCGAATCATGCGACAGCGTCGGCAGCCGCGTCATGATGCCGATGCCTTCGCGTTTGCCCTGGAAGCCGGTCTTGTTCGCCTGGTGCAGCACGTACGGCGCCGCGTCGTCCGGCAGCCGCTCGTTCACCTTCCGTACGATCCATTCGCCCTGGCGCGTCGGTACGTGGATCTCCTGCACGCCGATGACGTCGGGCGCCAGTTCGACGAACTGCGCGAGCAGCAACGGCGCCCGCTCGAGCCAGCGGTCCGATGCGTTTCGCAGATTGAGCGTGGCGACGCGGATCGTGTCCTTCATGCAGCGTCATTAGCTTACGACGCGACCGCGCCCAATGCGAAGCGGCGGGCCGCTACCCGCCGCTCGCCCCGCATCGTCGCCCGCGCTCAGGCGTGCGCGGTGTTTCGCACGACCACCTTGTACGCCACGAGGATCAGCACCGCACCCACGATCGATAGGAAGATCGTGCCGATGTCGAAGTCGTCGACGCCGTTGCCGACGCCGATCGCTACCGCGAGGAATCCGCCGAGCAGCGCCCCGGCGATCCCGATCGCGATCGTCACCACGATACCGACGATGCCACCGCCGCCCGGGTCATCTCCCGGTACCAGCATTTTTGCGATCACGCCGCCGATCAGCCCTACGAGGATCCATGCAAGAATACCCATCTCGTTGCTCTCCTTCCGCTCCGTCCAGTTGGCGGCATCATGGCATGAGCGGACTATGCTCTCCGTATCATCGCGCGGGGCCGTGTTGCGGCTTCGTAACGGGCTCATCAGCCGGAAGGCGGTGACGCCAGGGCTAAAGCGCGCTCTGCAGCCACGCGATGACATCGCGCGTCACGTCGTCACGATTCGTCTCGTTGAGCTTCCGTGGCGGCCACCCGCGTAAAGAGATCGTCGAAACCCCCGGCAGAAGACTCGACCCCTGCAAGCGCGACGACTATGTTGATACTCAAGGAGCGCGGGTGCGCTCGGTAGCCACGAACCAGTATGAATCTAGACGTTGTCGGTGCAGCGATACACCTAAGAGCGACG is part of the Dehalococcoidia bacterium genome and harbors:
- a CDS encoding VOC family protein; its protein translation is MRVTPYLCAKGAAEAIEFYKKAFGAEETYRYEEDGRIGHAEIRIGDTAVYVSDEWEPYRVLSPLTLNGNSVSLSISTPTADAVFERAINAGAKVERPLADEFFGRSGWLIDPFGHRWNIMTPKEGT
- a CDS encoding DinB family protein; the encoded protein is MRHQIGLITYESNVHAWVLDLTGAVTGARDVAGLGDVLPLTIAEHGAWLRSHGAEVASSGEWEIAETLDGLALAATGGEFNFAYDREPLGGDELEALIARARWSRADLMATVEGLPDTLLDWAPPASTIASFDAWAPEVRTIREIAGHVLQLETYYRDGLRDGAAKGIFEHVDDPATERARTLRRLRAMSDEERSRRWMPVRPGRTAAEEWTVRKVMRRIIAHEREHAAEVRLRLTWVLLGLPRANDHS
- a CDS encoding glycosyltransferase family 4 protein; the protein is MYYGSMESGGQGVWLANVTRELARRGHEVHAISGPPYPSLDPAVHHHRMHTHSFQHMMLDRRAYFHDVPPLAHLHPLNFYEFATSRFTFASLLAVFSVRALAKLAEIERKHGAFDVIHDNQTLSYGVLMARNMLGRPVVATVHHPLDMDVRNGLRHLTSVKARALRIAWYPWKMQPFVARRIDAVVFPSRASKDLTASLWSLPRDRLEVAYNGVDTALFHAPERDETRPGTLLFVGNAEDYNKGAVYLLRALALLPKSVNAHLYMVGGPSGAARVAPAEIARLGIEERVTIVGCVSETELAAWYRRAQVLVSPSLYEGFGLPAAEAMACGTPVIATDAGALPEVVADGETGMIVPAADEHALAGAISALLADPERCHRMGAAGQARVRARFTWEHNARTLEAVYRRVVSTRNAP
- a CDS encoding glycosyltransferase family 4 protein; the encoded protein is MQSGGQGVYLANVTRALARRGHDVHVISGPPYPLLDDAVTHHRLETHSFQRMMLDRRAFFHDIEPLRHFAPLNFYEFASTRFTLTSVMATYTLRALVELRRIEARSGPFDIVHDNQSLGYGLLLMRRLLGRRVVANVHHPLDVDMRTGVAHVASVREKVKRIAWYPRQMQRIVARRLDALISGSNASAALIEDLWSLADGSINTIYDGVDVERFRAGDPEERRPGTVLFVGNAEDYNKGIVHLLRAMALLPPGANAHLYLVGGPAGEQRVAPDEIARLGIADRATIVGRVSDEELAGWYRRAQVLVSPSLYEGFGLPAAEAMACGTPVIASDAGALPEVVAHLETGVIVPAASAAALAEAIGALLADPERCRRMGEAGRARVLDRFTWERHAGEVEALYERLLHRDR
- a CDS encoding endonuclease/exonuclease/phosphatase family protein, whose product is MKDTIRVATLNLRNASDRWLERAPLLLAQFVELAPDVIGVQEIHVPTRQGEWIVRKVNERLPDDAAPYVLHQANKTGFQGKREGIGIMTRLPTLSHDSIDLRGGHRVALRARLRAPDGGVFDFYNTHLHHEASAGDMRLAQARRIIEWMATHDDVPSILVGDLNATPDMPPVGAVGERLRSAYALVHGCESAGTVPTPLNAVWGQRPAKTIDYIFVDDRVRVHDARIVFDRVDANDERLCASDHYGIVAEVSFV
- a CDS encoding GlsB/YeaQ/YmgE family stress response membrane protein, producing the protein MGILAWILVGLIGGVIAKMLVPGDDPGGGGIVGIVVTIAIGIAGALLGGFLAVAIGVGNGVDDFDIGTIFLSIVGAVLILVAYKVVVRNTAHA